The genomic segment GTGCCCTTCTGCCAGAGCTATTTTGTCTCCAGCTCGAAATCGGGGTGTGTGAGCTGTGGCACAAGGTGCCACGGCCCTGCAGAAGCTTCCTCAGGAGCTGGTTTCGGGAGCCAGGAGCTGAACACGAGGGAGCTGACAAGCCCTTTAATGATGCAGCTTCTGTCTGCAGCGAAGCTCGCCAGACCAGCAGCAACCAGCATCCAGGTGTTTCCCTGGATGCTGGTTCCACGGGGGATTCTGGCAGTGCCAGCAGGCAAGGGAGCGCAGGGCCTGTGCTGGACCGTGGCACCGATTTCTGCCGATAACCGACGGAGGCTCGGCTGCTGAGCAAACACTTCGGGTCCCTCAGGACCTGTGGGGAACAAAGGCATGGGGGGCAGTTCCTAGCACATATAGCTACCATGGGATTTTAATGGTCTGACCTCCCCAAATTGCAAAGAGCCCTTCACCAAGGGCCTGAAAAATTTGGCTACTGGTGAGCCAAATCTTCTTTTTGACTGCCCAAGGCTCTGCAGGGAGCCCTGTGTCTGCTCCACATACACAGAACTTCCCCAGCAGACAGTAAACCCAGCTACAAGGCCAAAAATCTTTGCAGGACATCAAATAGAGTGTTTAGCACCTTTAGCTACCTTCTGAAACAAAGGAATGcatgctttggaaaatattcGCACGCATACTGGCGCCagaataaacatacctgctttataaCTCATCTtgagttcacagaatcacagaatcccagaatgtcagggattggaagggacctcaaaagctcatccagcccaatccccccgccggagcaggaacacccggatgaggttacacaggaaggtgtccaggcgggttggaatgtctgcagagaaggagactccacaacctccctgggcagcctgggccaggctctggcaccctcaccatgaagaagtttcttctcatctttaagcggaacctcctgtgttccagtttgcacccattgccccttgtcctatcactggttgtcacccagaagagcctggctccatcctcctgacactccccctttccatattgatccccatgaatgagtcacccctcagtctcctccaagctcaagagccccagctccctcagccctcAGTTGTAGAGTTTATTCCGCACGTCAGCAGGATGCTTCTCCCCTCACCGTCCAACTTCCCCACCTCCCAAAAAAAAGGCCCGTCTGAGGGTTTATTTAAGCTGAAAACTGGCTATTTTTAACATCAGAAGGGCTTTTCAGCAGCACCAATTACTTTCCCCCGGGCgccagcggcggcggcgccgccgggcTGCAGCACCGCGCTTCGGCCGccgggcggcggcagcagcggcagcagcgctGCGGTTCCCGCTTTGCGCGCCCGGCGGCACCGCGCacggggggcggcggcggcgcttcCGTCATGAGCGGCGGCAccgagcgcggcggcggcaccgagcgcggcggcggcaccgagcgcggcggcggcaccgagcgcggcggcggcaccgagcgcggcggcggcaccgagcgcggcggcggcaccgagcgcggcggcggcaccgagcgcggcggcggcaccgagcgcggcggccccgctgcGCATGCGCGGAGCCGGAGCTGCAGTACCGGCTTTGGCCGCCGGGCGGCAGCAGCCAAAGCGAAATAACGGCGAAATAAACCCCGGGAAAGGACggaaatgaaaacaatcacaaattacaaatttcagtgaaaacaacAGCCGCGGGATTGGGGTGCGGAGAAGCGCGGGGATGGGGAGCGCAAGTGTGGGTGGGAGACAATGGGCGGGTTGGGGGTCGCAAGGCGCTTCCCGGGGGTCGGGAGGCAGAGGGGCCGCGGGGGGACAGCGCGGAATGTGGGAGTGGAGGCACCTGTGACAGGGGAGGGGTGGTGCTGATGAATTTGGCCAGGCTGACAATCCGTGTCACAGCCCTCTCCTGCACCTCTGCTGGCTGGGAAATGGCgaagggcagcaggagctgggagaggaggaggaaagctgctgctgtgccagggaggtggcacagcatggcacagcatggcacagcatgGCTTGTGTGGGGCAGTGCCTGGGATGGGGCATGTGTCCTTGTCCCTCGCAGCAACCTGCTGTGGCCAGGCAGGTCACTgcgtcctgctgctgcctctgctgccttccactTCACCCTGAAAAAAcgaccctgcacccccacccaAGGACCCCGAGGCTTTGGGGTGACCACCTCCCTGGGAATCTGTGGTCAGGGCTCTGGGATATGGCCCATGGTGGAGCCAGAGGGTGAAAGCCCCAGGGATGGGCTCCCCTTGCCACACAGACAGGTCCACCTGTggtgggctggggctggaggagaaggaggtctggcagcagccaggaggcAGGCAGCTGGTGGGGGAGGCATGGCGGGGAAGGAGGGATGTTCTCTGCCCCTGTCCTTGCACCAGGCACTGGAGGGGCAGCGCTCAAGCGAGGGGTCACTGCCCGTGGGGGTCCTGTGCCAAGGTCAGACCTGCAAGATGTTCTGCAGCTCCGGGAAGTCAAGGGTGCCAGCACTGCACACCAGCACTTGCAGCATGCTGTCCATTGTGGCCAAGGTATGCAAGGGGGGCAGAGTCTTGGGGGTGGCCCTGGAAGCATGTTTGGGGACAGCCATGGCCCTGCAGTGCCCAGGAAAGGCCTTGGGGTGGTTCACCCCATGCCATACCCGGGCATAGAGAGAATCCTCGGTTGGCGGCTCTGCTGGGAGGGATGTGGACATTGTGGTGCCATGGCCAGACATCCCCTAGGTGACGCTGAGGTGAGATGCTGGGGAAGTGGTGCCATTTCTGGGCCTGCCAGGCCACCGCAGCATCCCTATTTCTCCATGGGACAGCTCCATGGAAGGGAAGGGGTTTGGTGTCCTTGTCTCCCCATCTCTGACTCAGTGTCACGgggtgctgcagctcagcctgcagcagccccaTACGGGCCTTCCCTGTGTCTCCACcacagctggggacacctgAGATGAAGACATGGAGCAGGGACTCCTGGTCTCAGCTGTACTTAGAGTGGTCACACGGTGACGTGCCATAATGCAGAGGGGACTCGTCGGTCCTGGTTGTGTTTGGATGTTATCAGGGCGCCCCATCTCAAATTTCCCCTTGTCTGTGGTTTCAGTTCTGCCTTTGTCCCCAATGCAGGCACTGccagaaaaggggaagagaaactGTAGGGtgagaggaggcagcaggggaCAACCATGTAGGACCAGTGGTTAGGGGATGTTGTAGGGGTGAGGCCAGCTCtggtcaccctgttgtcccTCCAGCAATGGACACTGGTGACAATGGGGGCAGAACAGTAGAATGGCCCCCACCATTCCTGTTTGCACACCTAGGTGGCAtttgggaggggaagggggttCCCCACCAAAGATGGTGAGAAGGAAAGGGGAGTATCAGACTGCAACCCAGGCCAAGGCTCTCTCCCCAGGACATTTATAGGACAGTTCCCCAGCACTGTTCCCACAGCCATGGGTTGGGCAGGAACTGCTCATCACATCCCCCTTGGGAAGCCCCTTGCTCAGGATCAGGCCAGTGGTGCTGAGGGATCAGGGATCTCAGCAGCTCTCCTCAGCCTTGTGTGCCAGAGCTGTCCATGCCCATGAGCTTTGCCCCCGTGcctggcccagctctgctcctgctgctttaCCGCATCACCGGCCGCTGCCCGTGGCCCATCAGCCTGGCCTGGCGGCGGGATGGCCGGGAGGTGACAATGAGGCGTGAGGCCAGCGGGCAGCCTGGTGgcacggggagcccaggcacGCAGCCAGGCTGTGGGAACAGGGTTCAGCTCCTCTGTGGAGAGGACAGACACATGGGAGCATTTAGtaggcagcacagagcagatggAGATGTCTGTGCTACGCAGGGCCAGACATGCCGGGCACAAGTGGCAGTGAGGGACACTCCCGTCAGGGACAGTGGatgcagcccatggccagctgGCACCTCCATCGGTAATGGGGGTAGAAAAGCAGGTCTGGGTCACTCGCATTGCCCTGATTGCcaaggtgctgctgcagccatgAGGGACCCCTCCTCTAGGCAGTGGGACGGCCTCACTGCCACCCAAATTCCCCCCAGCACTCACAGTCACACTCAGGGTGCCCCAGACCAGACCACCCGTAGCAGGAACCTCAGGGCCctcccaaaaaaccccagtgccAGCCCCATTGGCTGCCAGGGCCACCAGCACCAGGGGAGCTGCACGGGCAGAGCCGCCCTGAGGAGAAGTGTGTGGCCACCTCTGTCACAGaaccttcctcctgctgctgcatccACTGCTGCACGCTCGGGGCCTCGCCGCTGGCACCATGCAGCTCCCTCgccgctgcctcctcctcctctttctcctctaccccttcctcctctctggGACATGGGCAGACCTGGAGGGTAAGTGGGAGCCCTGGCTCATCCACATCTGCTCTCACACCCCTGTGGGACCCCGCGAGTGAGGGGTTTCCTTCTCCCCGCCTGCCTTGGGCACTTGGCTCCTCAACCTTCCTTGTCCCCTGGCTCCAGAACTACCCCCTGGCGGAGATGCAGTCACCCCAGGTGGGTGCAGGGttgggagctggggctgccaaGGATGCAGGAGGCTTATGGGGTCCTGCAGATCCCTGCAATGCCAAGGACCCATCCCTCAGCCCCTCCATTTTTTCCATCCCTCTCCTATCACTCCCATCTCCCCCTGTCGATCCCTGTTTCATGTAGAGGCCTTCACTCTTCGCCTGCTCCAGATCTCCACCTTCCAAAACACCTCCTTCGTGGACACGGAGGGGCTGGGCCTGCTGGAGGACATCGAACTGGGTTCTCTTGATAAGCACACCTGGAAAATCCACTTCCACCAGCCCTGGGTgcgcccagccctgcccctcaGTGACTGGGACATGATTGAGAACATGATCAAGATCTATTTGCAGAAGTTCAACCACATGGTAAATGAAGGTGCCATGCAGAAGGATGTACCCTGTAAGTACTTGGTCTTCTCTGTGTCCCCTCTATGAACAGCATCTTGGAAGTGGGGAAGGAGGACCCGACAGTACTGGTGCTGGACAGGAGATGCTAACTGTATGCACAGGAAGGCAATCCCAGCTCCTCATAAAAGCTCTgtcctctctgctcctccagaCCCCTTTGTGGTCCAATGTATAGCGGGCTGCACGCTCTACCCCAACAAGACCTCCCATGCCTTCGCCCGTGTGGCCTTCAACGGCCAGGACTTCCTCACCTTCTGTGTGGACAATGCCACTTGGCTCCTCTCCCAAGACAACGAACTGTCACGGTATGTCCGGGATGTTCTCCACAAGTATACCGCCTTCACTGAGCTGATACAAGTCCTCTTCAATGACACCTGCATTGACGACATGGAGATGTTACTGCACTATGGGAACGTAGCTCTGGCGAGACAAGGTGAGACCACCCCAACcctggcacagccaccccagagcccccaCACACTGGAGCCAAGCGGTCCCCACCGGGGCTCCCCTCATCCCTTTGCTCTCGCCCCCCAGAGCTGCCCGTGGCCACCGTCTTCGCGCGcacacccagcccagcccagctgctgctggtttgccGCGTCACCGGCTTCTACCCGCGCTCCATCAGTGTGGCCTGGCTGCAGGATGGGCAGGAGGTGCCGCCAGGCCCAGCGATCAACACCAGCGCCATCCTGCCCAACGCCGACCTCACCTACCAGCTGCGCAGTGTCCTGGCCGTGGCCCCCCGTGACGGGCACAGCTACGCCTGCCGCGTGCGCCACCGCAGCCTGGGCACCCGCAGCCTCCTCATCCCGTGGGGTAGGTGCCACCCGTGGGCACAGAGATGGGGCTTCtgagctgccctgccctgccctgcggGATGGAGCAAAGCTCCGAAAGCTCATGGCAACCTCTGCTTGTGTTTCTCAGGGAGCTCAGAGCTGGTGCTGATTGCAGGACttggggctgggctgctggcagTCGTGGCCATGGCTGCCATCATGGTGCTTTGGCTGTGGAGACGCAGGTGAGGCCCTTTCAGTCCCAGGGAGCAGAGTGGCAGAGGAGGAAATGCTCCAGGGGATCGCTGCACTTAGCAGCGAGGCTCCTGCTCTGGCCCTGCCAGTTGTGCTCTGCACCCCCATGGAGCCTCTTCCGTGGAACAGCCATGAACTGTTCTCCTCTCATTTCAGAAAGCACCAGCAGATGGAGGAATCAGGGTCCAGGAACTCCATCCTGAGCAAAGAAGCTTAGCCCAGAAGGGAGCCAAAGGGCCTTGTTTCCTTCCACCACCCTCACAGGGACAAAAACCCTACCTTTTTCTGCTTCGACAAAATTCTGGGCACTGCAAGATCCACCTGACTCGGAGGCGCTGGGGGGGAAACTGGGGTGCTCCTGATGCACTTCAATTTGCTAAGCAAAGGTGCAAGTCTGAGACCTCCTCGCTTGTCAGACATGATCACCTCTTACCTCATGGCACTGTCCAATGAGGCTCTTTAGGGCACCCCAATGCCCAGTGGCAATTTCTCCCAGTTCTGCAGCAGTAACACATTTATCAGCAGGTGGTAAGCTGTGCCTTCTACTGTGGCtttctggtattttttcctaagagCTGCATTTATTATCTATATTCCTGATATATTTTTGCTCAGACTGAATTGTTCCACAGAGATTAAGAGCACCTCACCACAAACCATTTTACGAAGTCCTGAATAACATTGAAACTCTGATGTAATCTGTGGGAGCAGCAGATatgtataaaatgaaattaaaacattcaTGTTTTCACTTAGAATGCGTGCCTTTCTTCAGGATTTGGATGGGCTTGGTAAGGTTTTGAACAGCTCCACATGCATCCATAGCAGGATGAAGCTCACCCACTgaacttggagaacagatgcagCTGGTGAGCAAACCAGACAAGAAAACATAGTCATGTGCATGACCTCCAAGACACCCCACAACGACACAGAACCAAGCACCCAGTACTGGGGAGGTGTCTGCAAATGTTTGTTCACAGCCCTCCAGAGACCCTACAAGCACACACACATCAACACCCAGGTGCTTGAGAGGTCTCTTCAGATGgttcagcccagccctgcaggtgCTGGTTCCCACACACCCCGTGCAgcacccagaggtgctgcagccctgcccagcGCACCCCAATTCACTCAGGTGCAATTCTAGGCCCGGGGGAATACAGCCCACACCTGAGGGGGGACTGCAAGGACCAATGCTACCTGCAGAGTCTGTGAGGACCAATAGTCACATGAGGTGGAACTGCAGACCTACAGTCACCTGGCAGGGGACAAGGAGGACGAATAGTCACTTGGGAGGACTATAAGAACCAATCTTACCAGAGGTGACTGTGGGGACCAATGGTCTGTGTGGATAAACAGCCATATGTCCCTTTTTGTCATCTGCTGACTGAAGGAAGTGACAACATCAAGGAGGAAGAAGTTGAGACCTCTGATACAGCATgtaagaaagtgaagaaaataataaataattaaaaaaacccatgaggGCGAGtacattcatagaatcatagaatgtcctgagttggaagggacccacaaggctCATCGAGtccatctcctgtccctgcaatTCAATTCAATAGAGACGAAGAAGAGCTAAAGCAGAGCTTCTGGTCCACTGCAACAGTGGAAGATTCTGGAGAAAATTCAGAGACAGTTGAATACATCATGAGTAACCACACAAGCCAGATGCCTCCTCCTGTGCTATCAACTACTCAGCTACCAGTGACAGGCAAAGGGGAGTACCAGGCTGCAGCATTTACAGGATGTCCTAGGGACGCTTATGAGACAATTGGAAATCCCCAGCACTATGGGGTGAGGGGAAGCAGAGTCAGCTCCCAGGCCGCACAGCGTGGATGGAGGTCCATGGAAATGAGGAGGCTGTTCATCCACTCCCGCCCACCAAAATGGGCTTTGGGGTATGCTGATCATGGTCCATCCCCGTCCCAGCTTGGGGATCCTGCCTGggcaagcgctgctgctccaaGGGTCCGATGACTGTCTGTGAGAAACAGTCCCTTCTGGGCCCTGCAGCTCTCCTGTCTCTTGGGGACCGTCACACTACAGCTGTTCTAGCCCATCCACTGCCCATGTCCTGAGAGGAGATCGTGGAGGACCTGGACCCTCCGGTCCTGCCATCACCAATCCCTGACCCCACAGCCATGGGCTGAGTGGGAACTGTTCATCACgtcctccctggggagccccttGCTCAGGATCAGGCCAGTGGTGCTGAGGGATCAGGGATCTCAGCAGCTCTCCTCAGCCTTGTGTGCCAGAGCTGTCCATGCCCATGAGCTTTGCCCCCGTGcctggcccagctctgctcctgctgctttaCCGCATCACCGGCCACTGCCCGTGGCCCATCAGCCTGGCCTGGCGGCGGGATGGCCGGGAGGTGACAATGAGGCGTGAGGCCAGCGGGCAGCCTGGTGgcacggggagcccaggcacGCAGCCAGGCTGTGGGAACAGGGTTCAGCTCCTCTGTGGAGAGGACAGACACATGGGAGCATTTAGtaggcagcacagagcagatggAGATGTCTGTGCTACGCAGGGCCAGACATGCCGGGCACAAGTGGCAGCGAGGGACATTCCCATCAGGGACAATGGatgcagcccatggccagctgGCACCTCCATCGGTAATGGGGGTAGAAAAACAGGTCTGGGTCACTCGCATTGCCCTGATTGCcaaggtgctgctgcagccatgAGGGACCCCTCCTCTAGGCAGTGGGACGGCCTCACTGCCACCCAAATTCCCCCCAGCACTCACAGTCACACTCAGGGTGCCCCAGACCAGACCACCCGTAGCAGGAACCTCAGGGCCctcccaaaaaaccccagtgccAGCCCCATTGGCTGCCAGGGCCACCAGCACCAGGGGAGCTGCACGGGCAGAGCCGCCCTGAGGAGAAGTGTGTGGCCACCTCTGTCACAGaaccttcctcctgctgctgcatccACTGCTGCACGCTCGGGGCCTCGCCGCTGGCACCATGCAGCCCCCTCgccgctgcctcctcctcctctttctcctctaccccttcctcctctctggGACATGGGCAGACCTGGAGGGTAAGTGGGAGCCCTGGCTCATCCACATCTGCTCTCACACCCCTGTGGGACCCCGCGAGTGAGGGGTTTCCTTCTCCCCGCCTGCCTTGGGCACTTGGCTCCTCAACCTTCCTTGTCCCCTGGCTCCAGAACTACCCCCTGGCGGAGATGCAGTCACCCCAGGTGGGTGCAGGGttgggagctggggctgccaaGGATGCAGGAGGCTTATGGGGTCCTGCAGATCCCTGCAATGCCAAGGACCCATCCCTCAGCCCCTCCATTTTTTCCATCCCTCTCCTATCACTCCCATCTCCCCCTGTCGATCCCTGTTTCATGTAGAGGCCTTCACTACACGGCTGCTCCAGGCCTCCACCTTCCAAAACACCTCCTTCATGGACACGGAGGGGCTGGGCCTACTGGAGGACATCGAACTGGGTTCTCTTGATAAGCACACCTGGAAAATCCGCTTCCACCACCCCTGGGTGCGCCCAGCCCTGCCCCCCAGTCACTGGGAAATGATGCACGACGTGATCAAAATCTATGTCCAGCAATTCAACTACCTGGTCAATGAAGGTGCCATGCAGAAGGATGTACCCTGTAAGTACTCAGTCTTATCTATCTTCCCTCTCCAAACAGCATCTTGGAAGTGGGGAACGACCCGACAGTACTGGTGCTGGACAGGAGATGCTAACCGTATGCACAGGAAGGCAATCCCAGCTCCTCATAAAAGCTCTCTgtcctctctgctcctccagaCCCCCTTGTGGTCCAATGTATAGCAGGCTGCACGCTCTACCCCAACAAGACCTCCCACGCCTTCGCCCGTGTGGCCTTCAATGGCCAAGAGTCACTCACCTTCTGTGTGGACAATGCCACTTGGCTCCTCTCCCAAGACAACGACCTGTCACGGTATGTCCGGGATGCTCTCCAGAACTATACCGTTGTCAGAGAGGTGCTAGGTGTTCTCCTTAATGACACCTGCATTGACGAC from the Caloenas nicobarica isolate bCalNic1 chromosome 11, bCalNic1.hap1, whole genome shotgun sequence genome contains:
- the LOC135992907 gene encoding T-cell surface glycoprotein CD1b-1-like, yielding MQLPRRCLLLLFLLYPFLLSGTWADLEEAFTLRLLQISTFQNTSFVDTEGLGLLEDIELGSLDKHTWKIHFHQPWVRPALPLSDWDMIENMIKIYLQKFNHMVNEGAMQKDVPYPFVVQCIAGCTLYPNKTSHAFARVAFNGQDFLTFCVDNATWLLSQDNELSRYVRDVLHKYTAFTELIQVLFNDTCIDDMEMLLHYGNVALARQELPVATVFARTPSPAQLLLVCRVTGFYPRSISVAWLQDGQEVPPGPAINTSAILPNADLTYQLRSVLAVAPRDGHSYACRVRHRSLGTRSLLIPWGSSELVLIAGLGAGLLAVVAMAAIMVLWLWRRRKHQQMEESGSRNSILSKEA